The following nucleotide sequence is from Cicer arietinum cultivar CDC Frontier isolate Library 1 chromosome 2, Cicar.CDCFrontier_v2.0, whole genome shotgun sequence.
ATTTATATAACCCGTATTTTTTTATACTCTATTTATATTgtcaatttctattttaatgCAATTACTATTTGAACAGACATTCATAACTCTTCGTAATTCAGGATAATGAAAACCATACCACTTTTATATGTGAACTTATGTCATATATATTTGCTGCAATGGAAATGCATAACTTAGTGAATATTGGATTTATGAATTTAAGATACAGTCTTATTCATGCATTTTTGTGTGTATAATCAATCAAAAGCTAACATTGTTTCTAGGTCTcgtcctttttttttaaataactccTCCAACTTATAGTACATTGTTTTGACCAATACAATGATTTGAAGTCCAGTGTATCATTTATATAAATCAACAACATTTGTTCTTATGTAACTCCAACATTTGATTTCCAATATACGTTTGAGTCCAATTTAAAATTTCTCAATTGCCATATCAGTTTTACTgcgttaatattttttacttgtttttATGGAGTTGCAATAATATTTGAACGTAgacttattaaatatataacatgtattaaaataaataaataaaattcaaatttgataaaaaataaaaacaactcaCTGCTTGATTACATTCCAATGTGCAACctctataaaatgaagaaataaataacttttaactaattaaaaaaaaaatctattataatattcatttcaATCGTTTCTATAAAAaaccatttaataaaattataaattaataagaatTAATGCATATAATCTATAATataagttaaatacataaagtttaactaatcaaattttaattaaaatatattttattaaaagtcaTAGGTATTAAAGAAtacattattcttttttataaaagataattaaataaaaatatagtataaaaCAGTTGGCGAATATAATCTACAGTataagttaaatacataaatttgtGTTCACCGATCTTAATCAAAATGTGTTTTATAAAAACGGTAATTGAGATTAGAGAATACATTATTTCATCTGTGGCAGTTTATATATtcttgaaaaaagaaaaggagatatttatatataaagaaatcCCTCACTCAAAccgagaaattaaatattaaatatatacatataaagaagaaaaaaaacaagtgGGATTGTGAAATTCGCCTATAAATAGTGATCCATAGCTTTGTGGATAAGCATCAAAACTAGACATAAGACACACAACACTTTACTCTTATCACCATCaacttctttctttttcttcttattcttaTCTTGTTTTCTTACCACACCAAAACGATGGAAGTGATTTCTGGTACAAAGACACCCTCCTCCTCCTTGAATCCCAACGCTCCGATGTTTGTCCCACTCGCTTATCGTACGGTGGACGATTTCTCCGATGAATGGTGGGCCCTCGTTCAATCATCCCCTTGGTTTCGTGATTACTGGCTTCGTGAACGCTTCCAAGATCCCCAAAATCATAACGACACTTCCTACTTCTCTGATTTCGAGATCGATGAAGATGATCTTTTCCATCAAATCGAGCCACGTAagctaattatttaatttctttatgtttttatttttatatttttttaatgtttttttaattaatggaTCTTGGCGCGTGCAGAACACGAAGATGAAGGAGGAGACGGGAAAGAAATGGTGAGGTTGCGAGATTTGAAATGGAGAGGATGTGATGGATGGGCTGAAGTTCCTAGGTATGCGGAAAAGGCTCCGAAGATTGTTAAGCCCAGAGTGAGCCCACGGGCTATTCATCAGCCTAGGTAGATGATGACAAGTGGAAACACCGTTTGCGTTGTACATATAAAAGAAGAGTCGCATAACgagtagaaaaaaaataacaagacTTATGATTTCagatttttcttttccttttttattttgtttgttgacTGGCTTGGTTGTTCTAGTTTCACAAACTCAATAATAACATAATTTCTTTCAATATCTTGcatatctttttattatattatatgatcCATTCTTCTGCTGTGATGTTAATTGATAAATTTGTAGGCTTTATACGTTGTAGATCTCAATGAAGCGATTAAATGTATCAACAAAGAGTACTGAATGGTTTTGGGGCGAGTGAACGTGATATCACTAAGGTCATGGGAAATTAATTGACTTTTATTCACTTTTGTTTATTCTGAGAGGGGAGATTTTTATAtcacttgtttttaatttattgtttgtactagattttgattcgagtacacattaaaaaaaaggaaaaatttaTGAATGTTAAGAAAAAATGGCTATAAACATTCACAAGCACAAACGGCGAACTTAAGTGAAATGTGTCGAATTAGGCACACTCTTAACTGAAAAATGTTACCAAGGAGAAACCTAAAAGGCTAAAACTTCACAGTCAAGAAGATTGACCGTGGCTAGATTAGAATATTCATCAATGAAAATGTGTCTCAATCTCTTACTAAAATATTACTTGTAATAACCTCTCTATAAGTATGTCTTTAATTCtataagtatattttttaatgatacaTATCATATAATGTACTTGGACTCGGATTCCATACAACTGAGGAGAtggttaaattttaaaatataaagtttttctGTTTATATCTAATGAGTAGAAAGTGTTAGATTTGAGAAATTGGAAGGAGGATGCAAGCTGACACAGTAGCTTTCATCCAACTAATcagaaatgaaaaagaaaataacaaatagTGACTGCCTCAATTGGCCTTATTCTTTTCCCCCTCATCAATCTAAAATATCCGCAACCAACCCATTTTGGACAACATCTCTATCAAGCATTTCATCAAACATATTCCCCGCAACGTGAACGCATTTGTTTCTCACCAAACCAACCAACATGATGTTTCACTTAACAACATACCTCCAGATAGTGTCTTTATCAAACACCATTTTGAGAAATCAATACTAGAACAACACTTACTATATAACTGATCATTCAACACATAGTAGAAAAAACATACTTATTAAGGGCCTAAATTTCATTCAAAACATCTAACTAATAATATAGACTTTCTCTAGTTTTAGTCCTTCAAAAAACATTCAGGACAGTTTTTAGTCCAACATAATATatgaaaagttaattttaatcatagaacaatATTACAATGaccaaaacaaagaaacaaaaaataacactTCAGAAGTTTCAAGGACAAAATTCCAACAACTTTTTTTGAAAGATGAATATTATataggcaaaaaaaaaaagttaaatgcgTCTAATGAAATGTTGATATAATTCTCATTTTATACTATTGACAACCACCCTATCATATGTGTTTTATTCAAAGAATAACATTACAAAATTGATTAGATATATAGTAATGCCTCTACAAATTATACATAAATGATAGAACTTCAAGTTATACGTGATTCtacataaatttttaactattagTTCATGATAAATCATCTATCAAAGAGTTTTTCGGTATAATTTTTCTATATGTTTCTTATGTTGCTTATATTAGAATTGTGATTTCAACATTGAACATTTTCCCATGCAGTTGCATTCTTGCCAATCTTATGAAGAACACCAATCACTTCTTCAGTGGTGACGTTGCCTGTAACGATGACCTTGCTCAATTGTTTGTCGACGTTATATGTCTCGATATCTACAACACcatgaatgaataaaaaattattcaaggaaactaaatttgtaaaataaaatcattttattcatCTTTAAGAAAAATCTTTTTCTAACGACATATGTCAGAATTTCACACATATGAGTTTTGTGTTATATATATAGCAAAGAGAGAACAAATATTGGCTTGAAAGTTAGTTGATTAATTACCTTCAATCTTCTTAATGGCCTTGAGAATTTTCTTTATACACTCATCACAATGCAAACCAACCTTAACTTCCACCACCTGATGACACATAACAAGAAAACTTTGATCACTTACATAGCTGAAAAATAAAAGGATCAAATAGCTAGTTGATACGTTTTTGAATGTCTCTTACATTggccatttttttttaatagaactTTTATGCTACTATGTTGCTACAACCCTTGAACATGTAAGGAGCTAGTAGGAAGAAAAGGGCAGTGCAAgacataacaaaaaaattatataaataagcAACATTGTATCAATTACGATGGAATAGGATTCTGTACTTTGAAAGATGGAATTCTTCTACTTTATTGTGAATAAAAGTTGAAAAAATATTCCTAACTATTGACTGGAGTGTAATTGTCCTCCACTAATTCAGTAAGGTTGGCAACCACACAAAGAATTGGTTCCAAAACAAGTGAATAAAAGATGCAGTGGAAATTAACAAGCTAACAATGAACTAATTCCTCATGCTTTTACTACATTTCTGACACTTGTCTCCATGTTGATGGAACTGCTAAATACACCTCCAAAAATGATAGGCACATACtctaaaaaaagatattaaacCCTGAATTCACTTCATTTTCTACTCAACTATTACTCAAATTTTAGATGAAATAtaggattttttaattttattatacccctattttttttttaaaaacctctactctacttttaaaaaaattattaaaatgttctacttTTTTGAACTATAGTATAAGGTTGCATATATGAGATACTCAATCATATGATATACGACGATATAATGGatttatgattatttatttattttaaattaatagaagATTTCATTTCTAAAATacgacaataaaataaaatttttgtatttataaataatcaaattaataaaaacaattataaatcagatacatattaataaatcaaacataatacattcaaataaaaaatacataaaaattaacaaaactaCAAAGATGGGCATAGAAAGTAAATTTCCATAGAAGTATCTTATTTGTAGCggattttatattaaatttttgcatgccaaaatacatcaaaaatACATGTCGGTAGATTTATAAAAGGATTAATCACATGATTCAATTTTGGTACCCAAAATATCAACGTTCCATTCCATTGTCAAACAAGTATTCATTCATATCACAACACGCAAAGAAGTTTCCCACCATTTACGTTATGCCATTGACAAAGACATGTCACTTACATGTGTCAAAACCATAACAACCAATCAAAATTCAACACTTGTTAATCTAACTTTTGGAAGTTTCCACCTCTCTCAACTATCCAATCCCAATATACAACAATAATTGTCACACACTCACACCTAGATTCTCTCTCTCTAAAGTTTCGACTTgatcaatttttattgtttcaACAACAATGGGAAACGCTCTGAGATTCCTCTACGGAAATTGCTGCAAACCAACAACATCTGGTGATTCACAATCACTTGGTCCACACGGTGTGCCCTCATCATCCGTTGGTGTTTCAGCTCTTGCACATGATCTCGTTCACTTTGAAAACACCTCGCAGGTTTTATTCTTAATTCAAACAAACATATTCAATTCTCATTCATTTTCACCTcgatttttgcaaaaattcactCTTTTTTTccaccattttttttattaggttCCTGAAGGACTGAGCAAACATGTTGTGTCTTCCAAAAAGACTCAAGCTAATTGGTGAGTATACTCAACACACACATTGTTCATATATGTTAAATTCATTACTTTTACAAACTTTTATGGGTAAACCATAATTGAAAGTATATGATGATGTAACTTGATGCCTGACTCAGTCTAAAACTCAAATTACTCGTCCAATAATCAAAATAGTATCGGAAAGATATAATTTACTGTTTAAAATAGTCTATGGCTATTTTAATGTCAGAGACTAAACTAATTGACATTTTGATGATTTGTGTACTATTTATTTGGGCTTTAGCTAAGTCAGATGCCTAAGTGACAGGCATCACACTTTAAGGATTAAAAGAGTGGTTTACTCAAATTTATACCCTTTTATGTTTCTTATactgttttgaattttgaaggtATAGAAAGTTAGTAGATGCTTGGAAAGAAGCAAAACCTCCTCCTAGAACTCCTGAAGAAGCAG
It contains:
- the LOC101491415 gene encoding copper transport protein CCH produces the protein MANVVEVKVGLHCDECIKKILKAIKKIEDIETYNVDKQLSKVIVTGNVTTEEVIGVLHKIGKNATAWENVQC
- the LOC101491097 gene encoding protein EARLY RESPONSIVE TO DEHYDRATION 15-like codes for the protein MEVISGTKTPSSSLNPNAPMFVPLAYRTVDDFSDEWWALVQSSPWFRDYWLRERFQDPQNHNDTSYFSDFEIDEDDLFHQIEPQHEDEGGDGKEMVRLRDLKWRGCDGWAEVPRYAEKAPKIVKPRVSPRAIHQPR